One genomic segment of Stegostoma tigrinum isolate sSteTig4 chromosome 21, sSteTig4.hap1, whole genome shotgun sequence includes these proteins:
- the mrpl16 gene encoding 39S ribosomal protein L16, mitochondrial isoform X1: MIMVSSQWLDVIIPEKPKLKFFNKVPNYKKPRRWMKRLGDIRGPATRANTLTRGECGIVALGGGYLHWGHFEMMRLTINRRMDAKNMFARWRVNAPYKPITRKGLGQRMGGGKGAIDHYVTPVKYGRIIVEFGGRCSFEEVEPFLSEVAKKLPFPAKAVSKKALEDMWNKDEQKARNNQNPWTFARIATMNMMGIRKVLSPFDLKYHGKFYGKSRVPNRV, encoded by the exons ATGATAATGGTGTCATCCCAGTGGCTCG ATGTGATCATCCCAGAGAAGCCCAAACTAAAATTCTTCAATAAAGTCCCTAACTACAAGAAACCCAGGCGGTGGATGAAAAGGCTGGGAGACATCCGTGGGCCAGCAACACGGGCTAATACACTCACAAGGGGAGAGTGTGGCATTGTA GCTCTTGGAGGTGGTTATCTTCACTGGGGTCACTTTGAGATGATGCGCCTCACTATTAACCGGCGAATGGATGCCAAAAACATGTTTGCTCGCTGGCGTGTAAATGCTCCATATAAACCCATTACTCGCAAAGGGTTAGGTCAGAGAATGGGTGGTGGGAAAGGAGCCATTGATCACTATGTCACTCCGGTTAAATATGGCCGGATTATTGTAGAGTTTGGAGGTCGGTGTTCGTTTGAGGAAGTGGAACCATTTTTGTCAGAAGTTGCAAAAAAACTGCCCTTTCCTGCCAAGGCAGTCAGCAAGAAAGCTTTGGAGGACATGTGGAACAAAGATGAGCAAAAGGCCAGAAACAACCAGAATCCATGGACTTTTGCAAGAATTGCAACAATGAACATGATGGGGATTCGCAAAGTGTTGAGTCCATTTGACTTAAAGTATCATGGTAAATTCTACGGGAAATCACGCGTACCTAATCGTGTGTGA
- the mrpl16 gene encoding 39S ribosomal protein L16, mitochondrial isoform X2, whose amino-acid sequence MKRLGDIRGPATRANTLTRGECGIVALGGGYLHWGHFEMMRLTINRRMDAKNMFARWRVNAPYKPITRKGLGQRMGGGKGAIDHYVTPVKYGRIIVEFGGRCSFEEVEPFLSEVAKKLPFPAKAVSKKALEDMWNKDEQKARNNQNPWTFARIATMNMMGIRKVLSPFDLKYHGKFYGKSRVPNRV is encoded by the exons ATGAAAAGGCTGGGAGACATCCGTGGGCCAGCAACACGGGCTAATACACTCACAAGGGGAGAGTGTGGCATTGTA GCTCTTGGAGGTGGTTATCTTCACTGGGGTCACTTTGAGATGATGCGCCTCACTATTAACCGGCGAATGGATGCCAAAAACATGTTTGCTCGCTGGCGTGTAAATGCTCCATATAAACCCATTACTCGCAAAGGGTTAGGTCAGAGAATGGGTGGTGGGAAAGGAGCCATTGATCACTATGTCACTCCGGTTAAATATGGCCGGATTATTGTAGAGTTTGGAGGTCGGTGTTCGTTTGAGGAAGTGGAACCATTTTTGTCAGAAGTTGCAAAAAAACTGCCCTTTCCTGCCAAGGCAGTCAGCAAGAAAGCTTTGGAGGACATGTGGAACAAAGATGAGCAAAAGGCCAGAAACAACCAGAATCCATGGACTTTTGCAAGAATTGCAACAATGAACATGATGGGGATTCGCAAAGTGTTGAGTCCATTTGACTTAAAGTATCATGGTAAATTCTACGGGAAATCACGCGTACCTAATCGTGTGTGA